From a single Miscanthus floridulus cultivar M001 chromosome 8, ASM1932011v1, whole genome shotgun sequence genomic region:
- the LOC136472906 gene encoding uncharacterized protein, whose product MTAEAKPAAASGIAGEMEVEAYRRLFPVAFLERHLGESVRIDARRLREARPTTVAHGAVSSAHGSALVRLGDTAMLASVKLEVMSPTAECPDEGSVAVEFHMPPICSPLVRPGRSAEVAPVISKALEDVLMSSGMLNLKDLCLITGKASWLAYLDIYCLNADGSLFDAALISAVAAFTHLEIPLVSVGDDGRLFTVGGNDGKNKFELVNREKKKLTLGDIPLSLTCAFHKDSILADPTSEEEFIIETYVTVVDSSDRLVSLQKVGGAVTSMATIKECISLAKERRQSLREILIDSVKAMEVDQTE is encoded by the exons ATGACAGCGGAGGCCAAACCGGCCGCGGCCAGCGGGATTGCCGGCGAGATGGAGGTGGAGGCGTACCGCCGCCTATTCCCAGTGGCCTTCCTGGAGCGCCACCTCGGCGAGTCCGTCCGCATCGATGCCCGCCGCCTCAGAGAAGCCCGCCCCACCACCGTCGCCCACGGCGCCGTCTCCTCCGCGCATGGTTCCGCTCTCGTCCGCCTTGGCGATACC GCCATGCTCGCGTCGGTCAAGCTCGAGGTGATGTCTCCCACGGCCGAGTGCCCAGACGAAGGATCCGTCG CTGTTGAGTTCCACATGCCGCCCATCTGTTCCCCGCTGGTTAGGCCAGGCCGATCCGCTGAGGTTGCACCAGTCATCTCCAAGGCCCTTGAAGACGTTTTGATGAG TTCTGGAATGCTAAATTTGAAGGACCTCTGTTTGATCACTGGGAAGGCTTCTTGGCTAGCATACCTG GATATCTATTGCCTGAATGCTGACGGGTCTCTGTTTGACGCTGCACTTATTTCAGCAGTGGCTGCCTTCACACATT TGGAGATTCCTTTAGTTTCTGTTGGTGATGATGgtagattatttactgttggAGGCAATGATGGAAAAAACAAATTTGAATTGGTAAACagagaaaagaagaagctgaCACTTGGCGACATTCCATTGTCCCTTACGTGTGCATTTCATAAAGATAGTATACTAGCGGACCCAACTTCTGAAGAAGAATTTATAATAGAGACATATGTGACTGTTGTAGATTCTTCAGACCGCCTAGTGTCATTACAAAAAGTTGGAGGTGCAGTGACATCCATGGCGACTATTAAG GAGTGCATTAGCCTGGCGAAAGAAAGGAGACAGAGCCTAAGAGAAATTCTGATAGACTCTGTCAAAGCCATGGAAGTCGACCAAACTGAATAA